gtacctttcatatataccTGTGCTCCCAGATTGtagaaaattattttattctatagaatgaagagtcaaagatttcctgagctcctaaagtgcagcaagctgtaacaccttcttacccccccccccccccctccttccatacctgaacctgcttgggactccaggtgtcaatcaagcagggggtTAGAGGACATTCCTGCTTGCATCTATTTAGGAGCTTCTTTGgttccttgtaccagagaataaaagcatttatctACATCCTGGAAGTACAGATGGTTATATGAATGGAATAATGTGTACACTTaaggagaagttcagcaaaaatttttattatagtattgccccttaaaagttatacaaatcaccaatatacacttattatgggaaatgcttagtGTTTTATCCatgcacttaatactgcatcaaggcttcacttcctggataaaatgatgtcatgacctgactcccagagctgtgtgggctgtctctgctggagaggatgatgacagagggatgccctgtgtccccctgccatcattcattccagcagccacagcctgcacagctctgggagtcgggtcgtgacatcaccatgttatccaggaagtgaagccttgatgcagtattaagtgcaggggaaaaaaacactttagaagcatttcccataataagtgtatattggtgatttgtttaacttttggggggcaatacaatacaagttttgctggacttctcttttaaccttCTCTTttaacctaacagctatctaatagtaTTGACAGTTTGGAAAGTAAataacagctgacagattctctttaaagtgactaccaccaggcccaggctgaagcactggaggtgggctgacccacccttagtgggaggaaaccccctcccctctatgatagggttccattgattctaatggagtcacgtcatggaggggctggagtttcttcccactgggggtgggtcggccgcctccagtgcttcagcctgggcctggtggtagtcACTTTAAACCACTTTCTGTGATGTAGCTTTTTCTTAGCAATGATAGGATACTTGGGGAAAGTGCCTGCTAGAAGGCTGTGGCCTGTTGCTTTATAGCGCTATAATGGTATGTTGCCCATTGGCCAAAAACAGTGAACAGTGAACAGTGGACTATGGCTATGTTTGATGTATGCATAGACATGATGATCCCTGAACATGATCACATGGTAACTGAAGGAAGCCTAAAATGGTGGATTTTGATTCCATTGATGTAGGCAGTTCTGTTACACTGGGGCCCACTAAAGGCCGATGAATAACTTATTAGACACTCTGCTTTCCCATAAAGCAGTTTAAGGCACTTGTATCATGTGCTGTTAATGACTTGGTCATGTTTTAGCTCTTAAGAGTTTGGAGGGATGTGCAAAGTCTGTAGAACATTCTATGAAATTGTGTACTTCTAGCACTATGTAAAAGAAACCTTATGTCTCACAATACatgagggatatatatatatatatatatattaatatatatattttttttaatagatgagCTGAAGCTGCAACATTCAGATGACGGCAGTGGTGCACAATGGCCAAAACCGAATATGGTAGAAAATCCGAATATGGTAGAAAATCCTATTTTGGACAATCTTCTAGATCACGAGGGTGGTGTCTCCCAGCGCAGAAAGAGAATGAGCTTCACCAAACCACAGCTGAAGGTTCTGGAGATTTTCTTCCAAACCAACCAGTATCCAAATATTCACCACCGTGAGGAGCTGGCAAAATGTGTGCAAATCCCAGAGTCAAGGATCCAGGTAGGTGTCTTTGCCCTCTAACTTCCTCCACATGCCGGTTACTGATGGCGACAACTTATCTTGCAGACTACTTCACTGTTCCCATCCATGATGCTGGGTTGCTACTAGAAAATAATGATCTCTGTCCCGGTCTTGCAGGTCTGGTTCCAAAACCGAAGAGCGAAAGCGAAGCGCGATATCATGAATCCAAAGAAGAAACCAGTGTTGATAGAATATTTTCCAGATGGCCAAGCTGTAAATAAACCCCCACACTCTTCCCAGAACGCCATACGCCAACAAAAAATGGTGGCAACTGCAAACTGGGTGAAGGCCGTAAAGCAATCAAAGCCAAATTTGTTTCCTCAACCAAATTTTATGGGTTACCATCCATATTCATATCCATCACCCCAGGTACAACGAGTATCTGGTATGGTCTACTGCCAAGATGTATCCTATGGCACCAATGTGGGGGTCCAACCACAAGGCTACAGCAACACTGTGATGGGTGATAAGGTCATGGACTTGAACAGAGGATCTTCTCATATACCCAATTTCTTTGATTATAATCAGTTCCCATTAAACAAGATCAAGTCTGGGATGAGTGAAGCCCCAGTGTCCCCGTTCACTTCAGGCCTTAACTCTCTGGATGGACCAAACCCCTTCTCTACACCCGTTCCATTCCAGATGCCAGTCACCCACAACAAGGTCTACAACCTAAGCTCTGCAGCCTCCGATTCAGGTCATAGTGACCGCTCTGCTGACTCTGACTGGGAAGACTTCTTTCTCCTGGAGAACAAGAAACCCTGCTACAATCTGAGCTTGGAGATGTAGTTCCGGTTCCTTAAGGAAATCTCAAAACAGGAAATATaacttaaaaacatttttttttgtatttttttttttaatgctaggaTTATATCTATAGTCTGATTAATATATAGTTTTATTGTAGCTGAATTTTTAtttggttaatatattgaatatttattattttaatggCAGAAACTTGCATGTACACTTGAGATCATGTCAATAAAGATGGCTGTACACTGCACCTACAGTCTCTGTAATATTGCCATACTAGATTTTTAGGTTCTGCTAGCAAATGTGAAGCTGGCCGTGGACCATCGGATGTCTGAGTCTGGCCATGTGTGTTTTTAGGGAGTGCACACTATGGGCCAGCACACATGGAGTAAAAAAaagctgctgcaagtatgtacagccatagaaaatgacaggaactcggtgtgaaatctgctgtgattccctgtactgtcagtttgaatgggTTTACATACTAGCAGGAGAATTTTTCATTCGGCTGCGATTATGTAAAcgctgcccccttaacccactg
This sequence is a window from Dendropsophus ebraccatus isolate aDenEbr1 chromosome 15, aDenEbr1.pat, whole genome shotgun sequence. Protein-coding genes within it:
- the LOC138774310 gene encoding homeobox protein Mix.1-like isoform X1, translated to MALMTVGVMIDELKLQHSDDGSGAQWPKPNMVENPNMVENPILDNLLDHEGGVSQRRKRMSFTKPQLKVLEIFFQTNQYPNIHHREELAKCVQIPESRIQVWFQNRRAKAKRDIMNPKKKPVLIEYFPDGQAVNKPPHSSQNAIRQQKMVATANWVKAVKQSKPNLFPQPNFMGYHPYSYPSPQVQRVSGMVYCQDVSYGTNVGVQPQGYSNTVMGDKVMDLNRGSSHIPNFFDYNQFPLNKIKSGMSEAPVSPFTSGLNSLDGPNPFSTPVPFQMPVTHNKVYNLSSAASDSGHSDRSADSDWEDFFLLENKKPCYNLSLEM
- the LOC138774310 gene encoding homeobox protein Mix.1-like isoform X2, which produces MVENPNMVENPILDNLLDHEGGVSQRRKRMSFTKPQLKVLEIFFQTNQYPNIHHREELAKCVQIPESRIQVWFQNRRAKAKRDIMNPKKKPVLIEYFPDGQAVNKPPHSSQNAIRQQKMVATANWVKAVKQSKPNLFPQPNFMGYHPYSYPSPQVQRVSGMVYCQDVSYGTNVGVQPQGYSNTVMGDKVMDLNRGSSHIPNFFDYNQFPLNKIKSGMSEAPVSPFTSGLNSLDGPNPFSTPVPFQMPVTHNKVYNLSSAASDSGHSDRSADSDWEDFFLLENKKPCYNLSLEM